The Dehalococcoidia bacterium genome contains the following window.
CGACTACGCGCAGGTCGGGCGGGTACTGTGCGAGCAGTTGAATCAGCTCTTCGGCGGTCATGGCGTCGTCCACGGCACGGCCTATGGTGGGCTGTGCGCCTGCGCCTGTAGCTTCTCCCAGCGAGCCTCAGGGGGCACCCAGAAGATGTTCTCTGCGATGTACTCGTCGCGGTCCTCGGCGGCCTCTTCACCCCACTCGGCGAGCAGCTCGGCGTAACGTTCCTCGAAGGCGTCGGAGATGTACTTCAGAAAGATCAGTCCCAGGACGACGTGCTTGTACTCGGTAGCGTCCATGCTCCCGCGCAACGCGTCGGCCATCTGCCAGAGCTGCGTCTCGTAGCCAGTTTGAGCGGTGGTCAATACGTGTGTCTCCTTATGTGGCTATAAATGAAGGATATGAACGGGCATGTAGAGTGTCAACGGCGTGGGTGTGCGTTGCAGGGGAATTGTGGTGTGGTCCCCAACCCTCTCCCTAAGGGAGAGGGGGTCTGTAGGTTGGTGTTCGTGCTTGTTTGTACGCTTATACCTACCCTTGTTATGAGGGGGATATGAACCAGGAGTTTTGCACACGCTCAGATTCTCTGCGCCGGGCGCATCCAGTGGGGGGCCCACCAGTTGAGGCGGGACATTACTCGCATCAGGGCGGGCACCAGGAGCGCGCGTACGATGGTGGAGTCGACCAGGACGGCGATGGCGGTGCCCAAGCCGAGTGCCTTGACGATCAGGATGTCGCCGGTGGCGAATCCTGCGGAGACGACGATCAGGATAGCCGCCGCGCTGGTGATGATCCGTCCGGACCGCTCCATGCCGACGGCCACGGCGCGGGTGTTGTTGCCGGTGCGCTCGTACTCCTCCTTGACCCGGCTGAGCAGGAACACCTCGTAGTCCATGCTCACGAGAACACCAGTATCGGCACCGTCGCCTCGGTGGTGCCGTCTGCGGTGAATCCGAGTATCCGCTCGAAGTTGCCCTGCTGGAACACGAACACGATCGCCCCGAAGCTAGCGAGGATGCTGAGGGCGTTGAGCACCACCGCCTTGAGGGGCAGCAGCACCGACCTGAACAGCAGCAGCAGCGCTATGTACGTGACGATCACCACGTACACGATCACGCGGGGGAAGTCTGAGTACATGCTGTCGACGTTGTCGAGTTGGTCTGCGGTTATTCCGGTGACGAGTACCGTCATGTCCCCGCCGAGAGGGTTGGATCGGATGTCGGACACGAGAGATTTGGTCTCGTCTGCGGTCGGCGAATGCACGGGCACGACCCTGATCGTCTGGGTGCGGAGGTCGTCGCTGACAAGCTCGCCGAAAGCCGACAGAGTCTCGTCGCTTACCGCTCGGGACGTCCCGATGAGGTTGGTAGGGGCGGGTGCGAAACTCGCCCCTACGACGTCCGGCAGATCTGTGCCGTAGATGCTATCGACGCGGACCACCCTGGAGTCGTTCTGCATGCGCTGAACGAACTCGAGGGTCGCCGCTATGTTCTGTGGAGAGAGCGTCGACGTGGGCGAGGTCTCGACGAGGATCACCTGTGCCAACTCGCCCGGTCCGAAGCGTTCGTTGACCAGCTCCTGGCCCTGCCTCGACTCGGCCTCCTCGGGGAGAATGGACGCCCACGGACTTCCGAGATTCACATTTAGGAACGGCAGTCCAAGCAGGACGAGGAGCGCGGTGGTCGGGATGATCACGGCAATCGAGTGTCGCATGACCCACTGGGACAGGTTGAACCAGAAGCCGCCACGCACCGTGCGGCGTCGCCAGATGGACAGCCTGTCGACACGGTGGCCCAGCACTGCGAACAGCGCGGGCAGCAGGGTGAGGGCTATCAGCATCGAGAAGAATATGACGGTGATGCCGCCTACGCCGAGGGAGCGCATCATCATGAAGTCGAAGAACAGCAGGCCGGAGAGCGCGATTACGGACGTGCCCGCCGAGAAGACTATCGCCTTGCCGGAGGTCTCAATTGTGGTCGTTACTGCTACTGCGACCCCATCGGCGCCCTGAAGCTCCTCTCTGAACCTGCTGACCATTAGCAGCGAGTAGTCGACCGCCATGCCAAGTCCAAGGAACGACGCGATGTTCAGGACGAATATGGACATGTCCGTGGCCTGAGCGACGAGGAACACCAGCGCGAGTGTTGTCACCACGCTCAGCGCGCCCATGGCGACGGGCAGTCCGGCGGCTACCACGCTGCCGAACACGATCAGCAGCAGGATGGCGAGCAGCGGTATGGTGATGAGCTCGGCCCGCTGGAGGTCGCGTTCGGAGTAGATGCTGAGGTCGGCGAACAGTGCGATCCCACCCGTCACCCAGACGTCGAGGTCGGTGTCGCCGAGGGAGTCCCGAATCGGCTGGGCGAGATCGACCGCCTCATCGAGCGACACGTCGAGCTCCACGAAGGCGTAGGTGGTGCGGCGGTCTTCGGATACGAATGTGTCGCTCTGCACGGAATAGAACGTGATGATGCGCGCGACTTCGGGTCTCTGCCTCAGTGGCGCAAACGCCCGCTCCATCTGCTCGACGTAGGTGGGGTCATCGACGTCGAGCGAGTCGCTCGAGAACACCAGGGTGACGGACGACTCGGTGAATCCGAGCTCTTCGGTCATCAGTCGCAGGGCGGCACGGGACTCAGTGTCGAGGTCGCCGAAGCCGTGCTTGAGCTGAGAGGTCACGCGCGGCGCGAACGCGGCGCTGATGAGGAACACCACCACCCAGCCCCCGATGACCCACCATCGGAACCTTATGACAAAGGCTGCGAGGTGGGTCAGCACTGCGTATGCCTATCGAGGAGGCTGCTCTGTTCTCTACAGCAGCTTTGGGGTGGTGCCGTTTGTGCGTCCGTTGCGGCGTCCGTTGGTGGATGCCTTGTCGTTATCGTCAGAGAGGTTCAGGTCGCTGACACAACTGATCGAGGCGACTGCATCGCCTTCGGCGGGCTTGAAGATCGTCACGCCCTGGGTGGCGCGGCCCATGCTCCGTATCTCGGAGAGGCTCGTCCTGAGTACCTGGGCCTGCTCGGATACGACGTAGATCTCCGTGCTGTCGTCGATGATCTGCGCGTCCGCCACCGGGCCCGTCTTGGACCTGATGTTGAACGTCTTGACTCCCTTGCCGCCCCTGTCTGTGACCCTGTACTTGTCGAGCGAGGTGATCTTGCCGTAGCCCAGCTTGCTTATTACCAGCAGGCGGGCCTCAGGCGTCCCTACGTCCATTGAGACGATCCTGTCGCGGGCTTCAATGCGCATTCCCCGGACGCCCCGCGCGCTCCGCTGCTGAGGTCGGACCTTGGACATTGGGAACCGTATGGACATGCCCCGCTCTGTAACCATGACGATGTCTTCGTCTGTGCCGGCGGGCCGGACGGAGACGAGCTCGTCATCGGGAAGGAGGCCCATGATGATCAGGCCCGATGGGCGGACGTTGTCCACAGAGCTGAGTGCCGTCCGCTTGATGCGTCCCTGTGATGTGGCCAGCACCAGGTAGCGGTCGTCGGTATCGAGGTCCTGTGGAGACATGCCGATTACCGCGCTGATGGTCTCGGCATCGGTCATGGCAATGACGTTCATCAGCGGCACTCCCCGCGAGTTGCGCGACGTGTCTGCGCGCAGCTCGTAGGCAGTCATCGAGTACACCTTGCCCTTGTTGGTGAAGAACAGCAGCTTGTCGTGGGTGTCGACGACGAGCAGGTGCTTGACCGCGTCGTCGTCGCGGGTGGTCATACCGCCCACGCCCTTGCCGCCACGGTGCTGGTTGCGGTAGGTGTTGGCCGGGATCCGCTTGATGTATCCGGCCTGGCTCAGGGTGACGACGATCTGCTCGTGCGGCTCCAGTAACTCGCGAGAGAGGTCGGAAGCCTCGTGGCTGATGTCGGTCCTGCGGTCATCGCCGTGCTTCTTCTTGAGTTCGCGGAGCTCCTTCTTGACCTCGTTGAGCATCTTGCGGTCGGAAGCGAGCAGCTCTTCCATCCCGCGGATGGCTGTCTGAAGCTCGTTGTACTCGTTTTCGATCTGCTGGCGCTCGAGGGCTGCCAGGCGGCGAAGCTGCATGTCCAGGATCGCCTGTGCCTGGTCGTCGTCTAGACCGAACCGGGTGATCAGCTGCTGCTTTGCGTCCTGTGCGCTGTCGGCGTTGCGGATGAGTGCGATCACGGCGTCCAGGTTGCTGATGGCGATTCTGAGTCCCGCGAGGATGTGGGCTCGCTGCCGGGCCTTGGCAAGCTCGAACTCGGTCCTGCGGCGGATAACCTCACGCCTGAACTCAAGGAACTGCTGCAGCGCCTGTCTGAGCGTGAACACCCTCGGCATACCGTCGATGAGGGCAAGCATGTTCGCAGAGAACGAGCTCTGCATGGGCGTGAACTTGTACAGGTTGTTGAGCACGACCATCGGCTGCACGCCGGCTCGAAGCTCGAACACGATGCGCATTCCCTCGCGGTCCGACTCGTCGCGGAGGTCGGAGATGCCCTCGATCTTGCGGCTCTTGACCAGCCCAGCGACCTTCTCAACCAGGGCGGCCTTGTTGACCTGGTATGGGAGCTCGTTGACCACAATCTGCATCCGGCTGGAGCGGCGCATGGGCTCGATCTCGGCCTTTGCGCGCACTATGACCTGGCCGCGGCCGGTGGCGTAGGCCTCACGTATGCCGGAAGTCCCCATGATCGTGCCGCCCGTCGGGAAGTCAGGTCCCTTGACGAACTGCATGAGGTCTTCGACCGAGGAGTTCGGATGGTCTGCCAGGTGGATCAGCGCGTCGCATACCTCTACCAGGTTGTGAGGCGGGATGTTCGTGGCCATACCGACCGCGATTCCCGAAGCACCGTTGACGAGCAGGTTCGGCAGCCTGGCCGGCAGGACTGTCGGCTCCCGGAGAGTGCCGTCGAAGTTCTCAGAGTAGTCGACCGTATCCTGGTCGATGTTGACGAGCATCTCCTCAGCGATGGCCGCCATGCGGGCCTCTGTGTACCGCATCGCCGCTGGCGGGTCGTTGTCGACAGAGCCGAAGTTGCCCTGGCCGTCGACAAGCGGAGCGCGCAGAGTGAACGGCTGCGCCATGCGCACCAGCGCGTCGTAGACCGCCGTTTCACCGTGCGGGTGCCACTTTCCGAGCACCTCGCCGACGAGTCTCGCGCTCTTCTTGTAGCCGGAGTTCGGCCGCATTGCCAGGTCCTGCATCCCGTACAGGATGCGCCGCTGGACCGGCTTGAGTCCGTCGCGTATGTCCGGCAGCGCTCGCTGGACAATGACGCTCATGGCGTAGTCGAGATACGAGCTTCGCATCTCGTCGACGATCTGAGTCGGCTTGATGTATCCGAAATCGGTCTTAGTTACCATGTTCTATACAAGCTCCTGGCAAGCGCGGCAGCTTAGAGCTGCACATTTGAATGTGCGGCACGCCCAACTCTGGAAGCGATTAACTGGCCTGAGCCGCTGCCCAAGGCTCGGGGCGCAATGGGGGCATAGGTTTACAGAGGACGAGAACCAAGTGTGGAAAGTATGGCTTCACAGGGCTCCAGGACCTTGTCTGGAGCAGGAAATCTTATACGTTGATTTCAACTGGAG
Protein-coding sequences here:
- the gyrA gene encoding DNA gyrase subunit A, which gives rise to MVTKTDFGYIKPTQIVDEMRSSYLDYAMSVIVQRALPDIRDGLKPVQRRILYGMQDLAMRPNSGYKKSARLVGEVLGKWHPHGETAVYDALVRMAQPFTLRAPLVDGQGNFGSVDNDPPAAMRYTEARMAAIAEEMLVNIDQDTVDYSENFDGTLREPTVLPARLPNLLVNGASGIAVGMATNIPPHNLVEVCDALIHLADHPNSSVEDLMQFVKGPDFPTGGTIMGTSGIREAYATGRGQVIVRAKAEIEPMRRSSRMQIVVNELPYQVNKAALVEKVAGLVKSRKIEGISDLRDESDREGMRIVFELRAGVQPMVVLNNLYKFTPMQSSFSANMLALIDGMPRVFTLRQALQQFLEFRREVIRRRTEFELAKARQRAHILAGLRIAISNLDAVIALIRNADSAQDAKQQLITRFGLDDDQAQAILDMQLRRLAALERQQIENEYNELQTAIRGMEELLASDRKMLNEVKKELRELKKKHGDDRRTDISHEASDLSRELLEPHEQIVVTLSQAGYIKRIPANTYRNQHRGGKGVGGMTTRDDDAVKHLLVVDTHDKLLFFTNKGKVYSMTAYELRADTSRNSRGVPLMNVIAMTDAETISAVIGMSPQDLDTDDRYLVLATSQGRIKRTALSSVDNVRPSGLIIMGLLPDDELVSVRPAGTDEDIVMVTERGMSIRFPMSKVRPQQRSARGVRGMRIEARDRIVSMDVGTPEARLLVISKLGYGKITSLDKYRVTDRGGKGVKTFNIRSKTGPVADAQIIDDSTEIYVVSEQAQVLRTSLSEIRSMGRATQGVTIFKPAEGDAVASISCVSDLNLSDDNDKASTNGRRNGRTNGTTPKLL
- a CDS encoding MMPL family transporter, which encodes MSMDYEVFLLSRVKEEYERTGNNTRAVAVGMERSGRIITSAAAILIVVSAGFATGDILIVKALGLGTAIAVLVDSTIVRALLVPALMRVMSRLNWWAPHWMRPAQRI
- a CDS encoding MMPL family transporter is translated as MLTHLAAFVIRFRWWVIGGWVVVFLISAAFAPRVTSQLKHGFGDLDTESRAALRLMTEELGFTESSVTLVFSSDSLDVDDPTYVEQMERAFAPLRQRPEVARIITFYSVQSDTFVSEDRRTTYAFVELDVSLDEAVDLAQPIRDSLGDTDLDVWVTGGIALFADLSIYSERDLQRAELITIPLLAILLLIVFGSVVAAGLPVAMGALSVVTTLALVFLVAQATDMSIFVLNIASFLGLGMAVDYSLLMVSRFREELQGADGVAVAVTTTIETSGKAIVFSAGTSVIALSGLLFFDFMMMRSLGVGGITVIFFSMLIALTLLPALFAVLGHRVDRLSIWRRRTVRGGFWFNLSQWVMRHSIAVIIPTTALLVLLGLPFLNVNLGSPWASILPEEAESRQGQELVNERFGPGELAQVILVETSPTSTLSPQNIAATLEFVQRMQNDSRVVRVDSIYGTDLPDVVGASFAPAPTNLIGTSRAVSDETLSAFGELVSDDLRTQTIRVVPVHSPTADETKSLVSDIRSNPLGGDMTVLVTGITADQLDNVDSMYSDFPRVIVYVVIVTYIALLLLFRSVLLPLKAVVLNALSILASFGAIVFVFQQGNFERILGFTADGTTEATVPILVFS